GAACTGGACGAAGACATACATATAAATCAAGCTCTTGACGTAATGCAACGTTTAAAGAACGAATCCCGCCACCAACTGGTGTTGTAAGAGGTCCTTTAATAGCTATCATGTATTTACGAATAGCATCTAATGTTTCTTCTGGTAACCAGCTACCCGTTTCATTGAACGCCTTCTCACCAGCTAAAATTTCTTTCCATTCAATTTTCTTTTCGCCATTGTATGCTTTTTCTACTGCAGCATCTAATACGCGTGATGCCGCTGCCCAAATGTCTGCACCAGTTCCGTCACCCTCGATATAAGGTACGATTGGATTATTAGGCACATCTAAAACTCCGTTATTTACTTGAATTACTTCTCCGTTTGACATGTTACATTACCTCCCTAGAATTATAAAAACTTAAAGTATTTTTCACTTGCATTAAATCAGATGAAACTTGTCCATTCAAAGCTTATGTACAAGGAGCAATCTGCTCCTTGTTCCGCTAAAATTTAGCGTTGGCCAATCGGAATAAACGTTTGTTTTCCTGGTCCCACATACTCTGCACGTGGACGAATTAGTCGGTTGTCGCTATACTGCTCAAGGATATGAGCTAACCACCCTGATGCACGGCTCACTGCAAAGATCGGCGTGAACAAGTCATGTTTGATCCCAAGACTATGGTAAACACTAGCAGAATAAAAATCAACATTCGGCAATAAACCTTTTTCGCCTGTAACCATATCTTCAACCTTTAATGACATTTCATACCATTTTGATTCGCCAGTGATGGTTGTCAGCTGTTTAGACATTTCACGTAAGTGCTTCGCACGTGGGTCACCATTCTTATACACACGGTGACCAAAGCCCATAATTTTCTCTTTGTTATCTAGAGCTTTACGGATATAAGGTTCTACATTCTCTACCTCATCAATATCCATCAACATCGACATAACGGCTTCATTCGCTCCACCGTGAAGAGGTCCTTTTAACGCGCCAATCGCAGCTGTAATACCTGAATAGACATCAGAAAGAGTCGCTACACAAACACGTGCAGTAAACGTTGAAGCATTCAACTCGTGGTCTGCATGTAGGACAAGTGCCTTATTAAATGCATTGACAGCAACCTCGTCTGGCTCTTCACCATTTAGCATATAAAGGAAGTTTGCTGCAAAACCTAAATCCTTACGTGGAGCAACAGGTTCTTTCCCCTCACGAACTCGAGAAAACGCTGTCACAATTGTTGGGATTTGTGCCTGAATCTTTAATGCTTTTAGGCGATTGGCGTCATTCTCCATCACATCAGCATTTTCATCAAATAATGCGAGACTTGAAATAGCTGTACGTAGGGCAGCCATTGGATGAACTTCATTGATTGGATATGATTTCATCTGCTCAATGATAGCTTGTGGAATCTCAGCATGGCCTGCTAGTTCCTCTGTAAATGAACGTAATTCTTGTTCTTTAGGCAGACGACCATTCCAAAGCAGATAGATAACCTCTTCAAAGCTCGCATTATCCGCTAAATCGTCAATATCGTACCCTTGGTAGGTTAAGACACTCTCAATAATCGAACTAACACTTGATGTCGTTGCAACAATACCTTCTAAACCACGAGTTGTACTCACGTTAATCTCTCCTTTTCCCTATTATCATTTTCGCCTTCGGTAAATGCTTACATTTCCATTTAAACCACTTATGTAAGCGCGCTATGTAGGAAGGGTGTACACAAGCACCATTATAAACATCATTCACAGTTTTGTGAACGTTTTACAGACATTTTCATGAAAACATTTTCAAATGATTACTAATTTAGTATTCTGATATCTTAGGCTGTTGGTCGGCTTAGCCGCCCAAATTCGTAAAGAATTGTACAACCCTCATTGCCGTATATGCAATACCAGCACCAATTAACGGACCGACAGCTACTCCTCCAAATAAGGCTACAGCTAAAATCGTGCCAAAAACGAGAGCCGTTGTAATATGAGGATCACTTTTCAATAGATCGATTCCACTTGCTGCAATGATCGCTACGAAAATACCTGATGCAAGTGCTATCCAAGCATAGGAAGATCGCACAGCTTCACCGAGTTGTTTAAAACCAATCTCTCCAGTAAC
Above is a genomic segment from Bacillus sp. FJAT-45037 containing:
- the citZ gene encoding citrate synthase, with product MSTTRGLEGIVATTSSVSSIIESVLTYQGYDIDDLADNASFEEVIYLLWNGRLPKEQELRSFTEELAGHAEIPQAIIEQMKSYPINEVHPMAALRTAISSLALFDENADVMENDANRLKALKIQAQIPTIVTAFSRVREGKEPVAPRKDLGFAANFLYMLNGEEPDEVAVNAFNKALVLHADHELNASTFTARVCVATLSDVYSGITAAIGALKGPLHGGANEAVMSMLMDIDEVENVEPYIRKALDNKEKIMGFGHRVYKNGDPRAKHLREMSKQLTTITGESKWYEMSLKVEDMVTGEKGLLPNVDFYSASVYHSLGIKHDLFTPIFAVSRASGWLAHILEQYSDNRLIRPRAEYVGPGKQTFIPIGQR
- a CDS encoding DUF441 domain-containing protein, which encodes MFSQATLFMLILLAIALFAKNQSLLVAVSLLLIIKWVGLGDKLFPLLQQKGINIGVTIITIAVLTPIVTGEIGFKQLGEAVRSSYAWIALASGIFVAIIAASGIDLLKSDPHITTALVFGTILAVALFGGVAVGPLIGAGIAYTAMRVVQFFTNLGG